A window of the Vanessa tameamea isolate UH-Manoa-2023 chromosome 22, ilVanTame1 primary haplotype, whole genome shotgun sequence genome harbors these coding sequences:
- the LOC113404541 gene encoding protein mesh isoform X3, translating to MGVKVELVFLVVLAFSACVIGQDSIVNNNENTVSDDNALEAEIPESDVTENKENDGAVELIPNVEPLEVKSGKYQLSDDTLVGDTPINLEAIDFGSSDVQNERQMISSPGTTSVTNTEYAHIDGRVLPSTNYQNNGQSYVITPQRLAQIRGNFMYWFYDQGGSENIGDYQRDIHTSTPQIHKNFNFQLPFFGFRFNYTRLSMNGYIYFSDPPDHYTYPLSFPVRDWPNVNDPSFIGIFFSKCRIGSQRPEDPDQRRPGVYFRMDRDLQTRTDQLGVEMRERITWDIREGVIGSETFFPKHVVTITWKNMSFAGGIDNSLFMTNTFQMVLATDEVFTYAIFNYLEINWSSHTEAGGDTTTGEGGVPAYIGFNAGNGTQSYEYKPYSQASVLRDLTGRGWANGFPGRHIFRIDEKILMGTCNKDIDGANLPLMFAPESGNMLGGTIVNITGPCFQPNDRITCRFDTESVVGAVVDSNRAICVQPRFWHNGYARFEIAINNEPYKWKGKFFVETPATATEKIFFPDNAIHERYPPEVRITWDRFNLTTNLNVQLQISLWGYKEVTIRPQLEFIDMIEMGVANTGEYVINPQNFRNRDNIMHNDMQFGFLQINLTTPEVFKNVHISPVLWSRPIPLGWYFAPQWERIHGQRWSQTMCNNWLRTDRFLKNFAAQVWVCPCTLEHALLDKGRFMPDLNCDKDINPTCRYHWGGIHCVRSGAPSSEGSGQQCCYDKNGFLMLSYDQMWGSKPHRSHDFGFTPYNEANKVPSLSHWFHDMIPFYQCCMWQEEQAVGCETFRFERRPSQDCVAYQSPGVAGIFGDPHFVTFDGLQYTFNGRGEYVLVRVDQPQIKLDVQGRFEQVPRNIHGQVNATILTSIVAASNNSVPIEVRLRPQHAQWRYRLDVFADNKRIYFDRTALRVQYFPGVTVYQPMYILNQSEIVIMFTSGAGIEVIENKGFMSARVFLPWTYMNQTRGLFGNWSLDMNDDFTRPDGTISAVDVNNFQTAHREFGQHWQLSDREQKDIGVALFVREYGRTAAYYNDNQFVPNFIREPADFLPANRSQDVARAMEICQDSYQCRYDFGMTLNRDMAEFTKNYLSSITNIREQNARRVISCGILETPRFGRKSNFFFTPGTRVNFECNQGFNLVGDKRRICEDNGRWNLPDYGYTECLRTQEYSQRALFLTGGVIVAVIVPLALLICLLWFWCWYKPKSEGKEGFRFEDIPRSKSASRLNLRSASMGNITDTMKSSTLRSQDSDVKPKLPDTPTEETPIKPLTSLMRSAPPPPSEPQDGDSSGLGYTDSNRSDSGKSDKPKKRRAYDKTYRTNEPLPNAPDVEFPEKLWDLSEEDLLSLTTPSESESNRDSTLTRPANDIKYLSKPRQTGRHALALPGPSDSGYSTKDGSEDPYATKYGGQYSPIPSQYSPTYSEIYSPPISPTSDISPRNTYNNPGLPEPPKSAPPTEIKTFTMPPQRGKQEYSARTLGATWGIISAVMLPIMVVLICIGWRILKKRKEEENEESDFLPIKTRSIDPDDIKINSDDESIPYKKDVSEDSPEPTEPVKVEDVANDNNSYPYGQYNDSAPTPQQYQQPQQYQQPQQFEQPQQQQQQQPQSSRPWAGETEIN from the exons ATGGGTGTTAAAGTCgaattagtttttttagttGTATTAGCGTTTAGTGCTTGTGTTATAGGACAAGATtctatagttaataataatgaaaacactGTTAGTGATGATAATGCGTTGGAAGCGGAGATTCCAGAGAGTGACGTcacagaaaataaagaaaatgatggCGCGGTAGAATTGATACCGAACGTGGAACCGTTAGAAGTAAAGAGTGGAAAATATCAATTATCTGATGACACCCTAGTGGGTGATACTCCGATTAATTTAGAAGCAATCGATTTCGGATCAAGCGATGTACAAAATGAGCGACAAATGATATCTTCGCCTGGTACTACATCCGTTACAAATACTGAGTATG CTCACATCGATGGCAGAGTGCTGCCTTCAACGAATTACCAAAACAATGGGCAGTCTTACGTCATCACTCCACAACGACTTGCACAGATTCGAGGAAACTTTATGTACTGGTTCTACGATCAAGGAGGTAGTGAAAATATCGGAGATTACCAAAGAGATATCCACACTTCTACTCCTCAAATACACAAGAACTTCAATTTTCAACTTCCGTTCTTCGGATTTCGTTTCAATTATACACGA CTGTCTATGAATGGGTACATTTACTTCAGTGATCCGCCAGACCACTACACCTATCCCCTCTCGTTCCCCGTGCGAGACTGGCCCAATGTCAACGACCCCTCCTTCATCGGTATCTTCTTCAGCAAGTGCCGTATCGGAAGTCAAAGGCCTGAAGATCCTGATCAAAGAAGACCTGGTGTCTATTTCAGAATGGATAGAGATCTTCaa ACTCGAACGGACCAGCTCGGTGTTGAGATGCGTGAACGTATCACTTGGGACATTCGCGAAGGTGTTATTGGTTCCGAAACCTTTTTCCCGAAACACGTTGTCACTATAACGTGGAAAAATATGTCCTTTGCTGGTGGTATCGACAATTCTCTTTTTATG aCAAATACTTTCCAAATGGTACTTGCAACGGATGAAGTATTCACATACGCGATTTTTAACTATCTCGAAATAAACTGGAGCTCTCATACAGAGGCTGGTGGTGATACAACTACTGGAGAAGGTGGTGTACCAGCTTAT attgGTTTCAACGCTGGAAACGGTACACAAAGCTATGAATACAAACCTTATTCTCAAGCATCAGTACTTAGAGACTTGACTGGAAGAGGTTGGGCTAACGGCTTTCCAGGACGACATATATTCCGAATAGACGAGAAAATACTCATGGGCACTTGCAATAAAGATATTG atggaGCAAATCTTCCACTTATGTTTGCACCTGAAAGTGGTAATATGCTCGGTGGTACAATCGTCAACATCACCGGTCCATGTTTTCAACCGAATGATCGTATAACATGTAGATTTGACACAGAATCCGTCGTAGGAGCAGTTGTTGACTCTAATAGAGCTATTTGTGTTCAGCCACGTTTCTGGCACAACGGTTATGCCAGATTTGAAATCGCTATTAACAATGAGCCTTATAAGTGGAAAGGAAAATTCTTCGTAG aaaccCCCGCAACTGcaacagaaaaaatattcttcccAGACAATGCGATCCATGAAAGATATCCACCTGAAGTAAGAATAACATGGGACCGGTTCAATTTGACCACCAACCTCAACGTCCAGCTACAGATCAGTTTATGGGGATACAAAGAGGTCACAATCAGACCACAACTGGAATTCATTGATATGATTGAAATGGGTGTGGCTAATACAGGAGAATACGTGATCAATCCACAAAACTTCCGCAACAGGGACAATATTATGCACAATGACATGCAGTTTGGGTTCCTCCAAATTAACTTAACAACTCCTGAAGTATTTAAAAACGTTCATATATCTCC AGTTCTATGGAGTCGACCGATTCCCCTCGGCTGGTACTTCGCTCCACAGTGGGAAAGGATTCACGGACAGCGTTGGTCTCAGACCATGTGCAACAACTGGCTTCGTACGGACCGTTTCTTGAAGAACTTTGCAGCTCAAGTCTGGGTCTGTCCTTGTACATTAGAACATGCATTGCTGGACAAAGGACGTTTCATGCCTGACCTGAACTGCGATAAAGATATAAACCCTACATGTAGGTATCACTGGGGAGGTATACATTGCGTCAGAAGCGGTGCTCCGAG CTCGGAGGGATCAGGTCAACAATGTTGCTATGATAAGAATGGGTTCCTCATGTTATCTTATGATCAGATGTGGGGTTCAAAACCTCACCGTTCTCACGACTTTGGATTTACTCCTTACAATGAAGCTAACAag GTACCATCTTTATCTCATTGGTTCCACGATATGATCCCATTCTATCAATGTTGCATGTGGCAAGAAGAACAGGCTGTTGGGTGTGAAACATTCag GTTCGAGCGGCGTCCATCCCAAGACTGCGTTGCTTATCAATCTCCAGGAGTTGCTGGTATATTTGGCGATCCCCACTTCGTTACTTTCGATGGCCTCCAATACACATTCAATGGGAGAG gaGAATACGTTTTGGTTAGAGTGGATCAACCTCAAATCAAACTCGACGTTCAAGGACGTTTTGAACAAGTCCCCAGAAACATTCATGGACAAGTTAACGCGACGATTCTTACTTCTATTGTGGCCGCTTCAAACAACTCAGTTCCGATCGAA GTTAGGCTACGACCACAGCATGCTCAGTGGAGATATCGACTGGATGTATTCGCAGATAATAAAAGAATTTACTTCGATCGAACTGCTCTTCGAGTACAGTACTTCCCCG GTGTGACAGTTTATCAGCCGATGTATATCCTTAATCAGTCCGAAATCGTTATAATGTTCACGTCGGGTGCTGGAATCGAAGTGATTGAAAATAAGGGATTTATGAGTGCCCGAGTATTCCTACCTTGGACATACATG aatCAAACTCGTGGTCTTTTCGGCAACTGGTCATTGGATATGAATGACGATTTTACACGGCCAGATGGTACAATCTCAGCAGTAGACGTGAACAACTTCCAGACAGCACACAGAGAATTTGGACAACACT GGCAACTTAGCGATCGAGAACAGAAAGATATAGGCGTAGCCTTATTCGTAAGAGAGTATGGTCGAACTGCAGCTTACTACAACGATAATCAATTCGTGCCGAACTTTATACGAGAACCGGCAGACTTCCTGCCTGCCAATAGATCGCAGGATGTTGCGAGAGCTATGGAAATATGCCAAGATTCGTACCAATGTCGATATGATTTCGGTATGACACTTAACAGAGATATGGCGGAATTCACAAAGAATTATCTTTCTTCAATT ACGAATATAAGAGAACAAAATGCTCGTCGTGTGATCAGTTGTGGTATCTTGGAGACGCCTCGTTTTGGCCGCAAAAGTAACTTCTTCTTTACCCCAGGAACCaga GTCAACTTCGAATGTAACCAAGGTTTCAATCTGGTTGGTGATAAGCGACGTATTTGTGAGGATAACGGCAGATGGAACCTACCTGACTACGGTTACACTGAGTGCTTAC GTACTCAGGAGTATTCACAGCGCGCCTTGTTCTTGACTGGGGGTGTCATAGTGGCAGTTATTGTACCTTTAGCTCTCCTAATTTGCCTGCTTTGGTTCTGGTGTTGGTATAAGCCGAAGTCCGAAGGCAAAGAAGGATTCCGCTTTGAAGATATACCGCGATCAAAATCAGCCTCTCGGCTTAATCTTAGATCTGCTTCAATGGGAAACATCACAGATACTATGAAATCCTCTACTTTACGTAGCCAAGATTCTGATGTAAAGCCTAAATTACCTGATACTCCTACAGAAGAAACACCAATTAAACCCCTTACTTCTCTCATGAGATCTGCACCCCCACCCCCTTCTGAACCACAAGATGGTGATAGCTCTGGATTAGGCTATACAGATTCAAATAGAAGCGATTCTGGTAAATCTGATAAACCAAAGAAACGCCGTGCGTATGATAAAACTTATAGAACAAATGAACCTTTACCTAATGCTCCTGATGTAGAATTCCCTGAAAAACTTTGGGATTTATCGGAGGAAGACTTGTTGTCTTTAACAACTCCATCAGAATCTGAATCCAATCGAGATTCAACTCTAACTCGACCTgcgaatgatataaaatatcttagcaAGCCACGCCAAACAGGTCGTCATGCTCTCGCTCTCCCTGGTCCCAGTGATTCTGGTTATTCCACCAAAGACGGCTCCGAAGACCCATACGCGACAAAATATGGAGGACAATACAGTCCCATTCCGTCCCAATATTCACCTACGTATTCTGAAATATATTCTCCACCAATAAGTCCAACGTCTGATATCAGTCCaagaaatacttataataatccAGGCTTACCAGAGCCACCTAAAAGCGCTCCCCCaactgaaattaaaacatttaccatGCCCCCCCAAAGAGGAAA GCAAGAGTATTCCGCCAGAACATTAGGAGCAACATGGGGTATCATCAGCGCAGTTATGCTACCTATCATGGTGGTACTCATTTGTATCGGCTGGCGTATCTTGAAGAAgagaaaagaagaagaaaacgAGGAGAGCGACTTTTTACCAATAAA GACGCGTTCCATTGATCCAgatgatatcaaaataaattccgACGATGAGTCAATACCATACAAAAAGGATGTATCGGAAGATAGTCCAGAACCAACTGAACCTGTTAAAGTGGAAGACGTAGCAAACGACAACAACTCATACCCCTACGGCCAGTACAACGACTCGGCGCCAACGCCACAGCAATACCAGCAACCACAACAATACCAACAGCCGCAGCAATTTGAACAACCGCAACAGCAGCAACAACAACAACCGCAGTCAAGTAGGCCATGGGCTGGcgaaacagaaataaattaa